From the genome of Geitlerinema sp. PCC 9228, one region includes:
- a CDS encoding response regulator translates to MTTANISKKDTTSLKEQLEKLAAQGFTGKLEISAIQRKWDIFFCLGRLAWATGGDFPQRRFRRVWRQHGLQNGNKMLSEFSLMKSRSVICEHYEFFRTAAKQNQFDRRRITAIVGSNCQEVFFDILQQEAWELLSYQALPETGLDKTSLLMSGLLWPKQVFPEAYQEWLAWQKAGLQNISPHQIPAIAQPQKLQQMTSPGTYSVLTKAIDGRRSLWDLAIATQKELWRLGKALLPYIQQGIIKLKTVEAADGDEDTTGAIASVGQSATPPSKPFCIACIDDSSYIHQQMEHIATQVGWRFVAIEDSVKAVPILLESSPDLIFLDLVMPVANGYEVCAQIRRVEVLKSVPVVILTSQGGVINNTRARLAGANAFLNKPIQPAQIIAIAQRLVSQ, encoded by the coding sequence ATGACGACCGCTAATATTTCCAAAAAAGATACAACTTCTCTCAAGGAACAATTGGAAAAGCTTGCTGCTCAAGGGTTTACTGGCAAGCTAGAAATAAGTGCAATTCAAAGAAAATGGGATATCTTTTTCTGTTTGGGTCGCCTAGCCTGGGCAACAGGAGGCGATTTTCCCCAGCGCCGATTTCGTCGCGTTTGGCGGCAACACGGTTTGCAAAATGGTAACAAAATGCTTAGCGAATTTTCCCTAATGAAAAGCCGGTCGGTTATTTGCGAGCATTACGAATTTTTCCGAACTGCCGCCAAACAAAATCAATTCGACCGCAGGCGAATTACTGCGATTGTTGGTAGCAACTGTCAGGAAGTATTTTTTGATATTTTGCAGCAGGAAGCTTGGGAGTTACTTTCCTACCAGGCATTACCGGAAACGGGGTTGGACAAAACTTCCCTACTCATGTCAGGGTTGCTCTGGCCGAAGCAAGTTTTTCCAGAGGCATACCAGGAGTGGTTGGCGTGGCAAAAGGCGGGGTTGCAAAATATTTCTCCTCACCAAATACCAGCGATCGCGCAACCGCAGAAACTCCAGCAAATGACTTCACCAGGAACGTACAGCGTTTTGACGAAAGCCATTGACGGCCGGCGTTCCTTATGGGATTTAGCGATCGCAACGCAAAAGGAACTGTGGCGCTTGGGCAAGGCATTACTTCCCTATATCCAACAAGGAATTATTAAACTTAAAACAGTGGAAGCCGCCGATGGCGACGAAGATACCACTGGCGCGATCGCTTCTGTAGGCCAGTCGGCAACACCACCATCCAAGCCATTTTGCATTGCTTGCATCGATGACAGCAGCTACATCCACCAGCAAATGGAACACATTGCCACGCAAGTAGGTTGGCGGTTTGTGGCTATTGAAGATTCCGTGAAAGCAGTACCTATATTATTGGAGTCTTCTCCAGATTTAATTTTTCTGGATTTGGTGATGCCAGTTGCTAACGGATACGAAGTTTGCGCGCAAATTCGCCGGGTGGAAGTTTTAAAATCGGTGCCTGTGGTGATTCTAACCAGCCAAGGTGGGGTTATCAACAACACCCGCGCGCGCCTGGCGGGTGCTAATGCTTTTCTCAATAAGCCAATTCAGCCAGCTCAAATTATCGCGATCGCGCAGCGGTTGGTTTCTCAGTGA
- a CDS encoding DUF4112 domain-containing protein: protein MITDRDRQAPILAQLRSLSHILDNAIPLPGTSFRIGIDPLLGLFPGVGDWIGGFISGYMFLLALRLGLPVAILFRMLFNLLLDLLVGTLPVVGDIFDFGYKANARNLRLIEENLETPAIRESGDRASQTISIVALAVAAIAFILLAIAVGIGTIVISVEFLFSLFN from the coding sequence ATGATAACCGATCGCGATCGCCAAGCCCCTATCCTCGCGCAACTGCGTTCCCTCAGCCATATCCTCGATAACGCCATTCCCCTTCCCGGTACTTCCTTTCGCATTGGCATCGACCCGTTGTTAGGATTGTTCCCAGGTGTCGGCGATTGGATCGGCGGCTTTATTTCCGGGTATATGTTTTTGCTAGCATTGCGTTTGGGATTGCCAGTTGCCATCCTCTTTCGGATGCTGTTTAATCTCCTGCTGGATTTGCTGGTGGGAACCTTGCCAGTGGTAGGTGATATTTTTGATTTTGGTTACAAAGCCAACGCTCGCAATTTACGTTTGATTGAAGAAAATCTGGAAACTCCTGCTATCAGGGAGTCTGGCGATCGCGCTTCCCAAACCATTTCCATTGTAGCGCTGGCAGTAGCAGCGATCGCTTTCATCCTCTTGGCGATCGCGGTAGGCATCGGCACGATCGTTATCTCGGTTGAGTTTTTGTTCTCCCTTTTCAACTAG
- a CDS encoding SMC family ATPase yields the protein MIPYKLTLKNFLSYHQATINLKGLHTACICGANGAGKSSLLEAMAWAIWGQSRAASEDDLIYYGAKEVQVDFIFHARGHTYRIIRRRRRRQSASLEFQVANNDAEDPQNADFRSLTERGVRATQQKIIQHIRLDYDTFINSSYLRQGRADEFMLKRPKERKQVLAELLKLDRYETLAEQAKEKTRNLKAKAEATEPQIQEIDSKLQEKSAIARSLEEVAATIEKLQNQQEQDQASYRQLQAKQNQRQTTQQQLQWHQEQVRHLQAEYQDLEQQQQTAQQQRQKLDQLLAREAEITAGYQQYRNLQAQEEEIEGKYNTYQQLETQRQQLTEELQNAIAEINERLVQSQTQLENLQQQEQELQPMLEKTEEVEAAVARLQDARNRLHQLDNLQTQVSPLLQQRQEVQNQLDRLHAQYTARWEALDSDAKKYRQQLARTEHLERELETVEAEIAELEKTQTYKQRVEDKGKERRSFLDQLKTQEKEWQRQMDELEQKQALLENTSQSTDDRDSEYPPCPLCDRPLDEYHQNLVREKTTAEQQELRERLWLVREQITVSEREIQVLRQEYTRLKEQLTSYNEAFRRRGQLQSQLENLTEIKQALADTEQQRDRLGTLLASGVDSDLSQQLQQLDAQIVAMNYDEKNHALVRGEVENLRWAEIKQGKIEQAKKNLAQIRERQPQVTATIQQLQTQREQMQSNSELAQKINRVQQQMEALGYDRNRHNQLRQQLRQLSKWEVEYQTLQQAKQDYPQVRNRVQQLQESLQARSQKLQQQRDRIAAMQQELANTEDPTPELERLEKQIQQRREALDQQLALQGSYQQQASHLEALQTQRQTLKQQLQSIQRQKRVYQELSAAFGKNGIQALTIENVLPQLEAETNHILSRLSANQLHVQFVTQKQSRSNSKKNSKLIDTLDIYIADARGTRPYETYSGGEAFRINFAIRLALAKLLAQRSGTPLQMLIVDEGFGTQDNEGCERLIAAIEAIAPDFACILAVTHIPHLKEAFQTRIEVRKDANGSQARLLV from the coding sequence ATGATTCCGTACAAACTAACCCTAAAGAACTTCCTCAGCTATCACCAAGCCACCATCAATCTCAAAGGTTTGCACACAGCCTGTATTTGTGGTGCCAACGGTGCCGGCAAATCTTCGCTACTCGAAGCCATGGCATGGGCCATTTGGGGTCAAAGTCGTGCCGCCTCGGAAGACGATCTCATCTATTACGGTGCTAAGGAAGTCCAAGTAGACTTTATTTTTCACGCGCGCGGACACACCTACCGCATCATTCGCCGCCGTCGCCGCCGCCAAAGTGCCTCTCTGGAATTTCAAGTAGCCAACAACGATGCGGAAGACCCGCAAAATGCTGACTTTCGTTCTCTCACCGAACGCGGGGTGCGCGCTACTCAACAGAAAATTATCCAACATATACGACTCGACTACGACACTTTTATCAATTCCTCTTATTTGCGTCAAGGTCGAGCAGACGAGTTCATGCTCAAACGTCCCAAAGAGCGCAAACAGGTTTTGGCAGAATTGCTCAAACTCGACCGCTACGAAACCCTTGCCGAACAAGCCAAAGAAAAAACGCGCAACCTCAAAGCTAAAGCGGAAGCCACCGAACCGCAAATCCAAGAAATTGACAGCAAATTACAAGAAAAATCCGCGATCGCGCGTTCTTTAGAAGAAGTTGCTGCCACTATAGAAAAATTACAAAACCAACAGGAACAAGACCAAGCCAGCTACAGACAACTACAAGCCAAGCAAAACCAGCGCCAAACTACCCAGCAGCAACTACAGTGGCACCAGGAACAAGTCCGCCACCTACAAGCAGAATATCAAGACTTAGAACAACAGCAACAAACTGCCCAACAACAGCGACAAAAATTAGACCAACTGCTAGCGCGGGAAGCGGAAATTACCGCCGGATACCAACAATATCGCAACTTGCAAGCACAAGAAGAAGAAATCGAAGGCAAATACAACACTTACCAGCAACTAGAAACGCAACGCCAGCAACTTACCGAAGAACTGCAAAATGCCATCGCTGAAATTAACGAACGGTTGGTGCAGTCGCAAACCCAACTGGAAAACTTACAGCAACAGGAACAAGAATTGCAACCCATGCTGGAAAAAACTGAAGAAGTGGAAGCGGCGGTGGCGCGGTTGCAGGATGCCAGAAATCGCTTGCACCAGTTGGACAATCTACAAACCCAAGTTTCGCCGTTGCTGCAGCAGCGACAGGAAGTACAAAACCAACTCGATCGCTTGCACGCACAATATACGGCGCGGTGGGAAGCTTTGGACAGCGATGCCAAAAAATACCGCCAGCAGCTAGCGCGTACGGAACATTTAGAACGAGAATTAGAAACTGTAGAAGCGGAAATTGCGGAACTGGAAAAAACACAAACTTACAAGCAGCGGGTTGAAGATAAAGGCAAGGAACGGCGCAGCTTTCTGGACCAGTTAAAAACCCAAGAGAAAGAATGGCAGCGGCAGATGGATGAGTTGGAACAGAAACAAGCGCTGCTAGAGAATACTAGTCAAAGCACCGACGATCGCGATTCCGAGTATCCTCCTTGCCCTCTGTGCGATCGCCCCTTAGATGAATATCACCAAAACTTGGTGCGGGAGAAAACCACCGCCGAACAGCAAGAACTGCGGGAACGCCTGTGGTTGGTGCGCGAGCAAATTACCGTTTCCGAACGGGAGATTCAGGTGTTGCGCCAGGAATATACCCGCCTCAAAGAACAGCTTACTTCCTATAACGAAGCTTTCCGCCGGCGCGGTCAGTTGCAATCCCAGTTAGAAAATCTCACAGAAATCAAACAAGCCCTCGCCGACACCGAACAGCAGCGCGATCGCTTGGGGACGTTGCTGGCATCTGGGGTAGATAGCGACCTCAGCCAGCAGTTGCAGCAGCTAGACGCGCAAATTGTGGCTATGAACTACGACGAGAAAAACCACGCGCTGGTGCGGGGGGAAGTGGAAAACTTACGCTGGGCAGAAATCAAACAAGGAAAAATCGAACAAGCCAAGAAAAATCTCGCTCAAATTCGCGAACGGCAACCCCAAGTAACCGCCACCATCCAGCAGCTGCAAACCCAGCGGGAACAGATGCAAAGTAATTCCGAACTGGCGCAAAAAATCAACCGGGTACAGCAACAGATGGAAGCTTTAGGCTACGACCGCAACCGCCACAACCAACTGCGCCAGCAACTCCGGCAGCTGTCGAAATGGGAAGTGGAGTATCAAACGCTACAGCAAGCCAAACAGGACTATCCCCAGGTGCGAAATCGGGTGCAGCAGTTGCAGGAATCCCTCCAGGCGCGATCGCAAAAACTGCAACAACAGCGCGATCGCATTGCCGCCATGCAACAGGAACTCGCCAATACCGAAGATCCGACCCCAGAGTTGGAACGGTTGGAAAAACAAATCCAGCAACGCCGGGAGGCGTTGGACCAACAATTGGCTTTGCAAGGCAGCTACCAACAGCAGGCATCCCATCTGGAAGCATTGCAAACCCAACGCCAAACCTTGAAACAGCAATTGCAAAGTATCCAACGCCAAAAACGGGTGTATCAGGAACTGTCGGCGGCGTTTGGCAAAAACGGTATTCAGGCGCTAACCATTGAAAACGTTCTGCCGCAGCTGGAAGCGGAAACCAACCACATTCTCTCCCGCCTCAGTGCCAACCAACTTCACGTTCAGTTCGTGACTCAAAAACAAAGCCGTTCAAATTCTAAGAAAAATAGCAAACTAATCGATACGTTGGATATTTACATTGCCGATGCCAGGGGAACGCGACCTTACGAAACCTATTCCGGCGGCGAAGCGTTTCGGATTAACTTTGCCATTCGGCTGGCGTTGGCGAAGTTGCTGGCGCAGCGGTCGGGAACGCCGTTGCAAATGCTGATTGTGGATGAGGGGTTTGGCACCCAAGACAACGAAGGCTGCGAACGCTTGATTGCGGCGATCGAGGCGATCGCGCCGGATTTTGCCTGTATTCTCGCCGTTACCCACATTCCCCACCTCAAGGAAGCTTTTCAAACCCGCATTGAAGTGCGCAAAGATGCCAACGGTTCGCAAGCGCGTTTGCTGGTTTAA
- a CDS encoding ATP-binding protein gives MRLQENDRTLSSFRQEIALVRERSDRMYPQFSPAETSTAIINISGRQRMLLQRTALFCSKIANQKSPQKRQQDRAQLRQAIAQMETGHQQLLHGDSHLGLPGITSETIRTIYFQPPWEADAKIRAYIANVKAFLASTDEEQNADHPALEPIVRAATSELLDILDHLVKQYQQEMDERNQSLFEKQQQLQHQSTEIASRMSQLYEQTLQQSRREQLVNQITYQTRQSFDTETILTETIAQLLDAMDVDRCIIHLLEETNSQASASSSNQPEVLDQFSPSENHQKREITAFRKKNLFEVCREPFSSSVAYFEPRGPITDWVIKYRQSVVIADVTQDPRIDPSNQEYQKAKIKSSLVVPVQTQDRLYGILYLNQCDRQRQWSDNDCQFAQSVADHLALSIQQSDLYAQAKFAAQQAQAKSEKLKQVLYELQKSQTQLVQAEKMSSLGQTVAGLAHEINNPINFIYGNIAHTQDYVSDLLSLLQAYQTHYPDPVPEIQDLMENIELNYICDDLDKIFHSMRTGADRIRELVLSLRNFSRLDQAEIKEVDLHEGIESTLLILSHRLKPRKELDMRKVQIIKEYGDIPPVACFAGQLNQVFMNILSNAIDALESQRYQNSGSQADTPTIWIRTQVQDGEYVCVRIADNGPGIPKQAQSSLFDPFFTTKPVGQGTGLGLSISYQIVVEKHGGEIWCESPATGERGTAFAIKLPIRSDREGNPKTPPRPSWSA, from the coding sequence ATGAGACTTCAAGAAAACGATCGTACCCTATCTTCCTTTCGTCAAGAAATTGCCCTCGTTCGAGAACGCAGCGATCGCATGTATCCTCAATTTTCTCCTGCCGAAACCAGCACAGCGATTATCAATATTAGCGGTCGCCAGCGCATGCTGCTGCAGCGAACGGCCTTGTTTTGTTCCAAAATTGCCAACCAAAAATCTCCACAAAAACGCCAACAAGATCGCGCACAATTGCGCCAAGCGATCGCGCAAATGGAAACTGGTCACCAACAATTGTTGCATGGCGATTCCCACCTCGGATTGCCTGGTATTACCTCCGAAACCATCCGCACCATATACTTTCAACCCCCCTGGGAAGCGGATGCCAAAATTCGCGCATATATTGCTAATGTCAAAGCCTTTTTAGCCTCTACCGACGAAGAACAAAACGCCGACCATCCCGCTTTAGAACCCATTGTGCGCGCGGCGACCAGCGAACTGCTTGATATTTTAGACCACCTCGTCAAACAGTACCAACAGGAAATGGACGAGCGCAACCAATCGCTTTTTGAAAAACAACAGCAACTCCAGCATCAAAGCACAGAAATTGCTTCCCGCATGTCGCAACTTTACGAGCAAACTTTACAGCAATCGCGCCGGGAACAGTTGGTCAATCAAATCACCTACCAAACCCGACAAAGCTTCGATACGGAAACCATTTTAACCGAAACCATTGCCCAACTTCTCGATGCCATGGATGTCGATCGCTGCATCATTCACCTGTTAGAAGAAACCAACAGCCAAGCCAGCGCATCCTCTAGCAACCAGCCGGAAGTTCTCGACCAATTTTCCCCCTCCGAAAATCACCAAAAAAGAGAAATTACCGCCTTTCGCAAGAAAAATCTATTTGAAGTATGTCGGGAACCGTTTTCTTCTTCCGTAGCTTACTTTGAACCCCGCGGTCCCATTACTGACTGGGTTATCAAATACCGCCAGTCGGTGGTTATTGCGGATGTGACCCAAGACCCGCGCATCGACCCCAGCAACCAAGAATATCAAAAAGCCAAAATCAAATCTTCGTTGGTGGTTCCCGTACAAACCCAAGACCGCCTGTACGGAATTTTGTATTTAAATCAATGCGATCGCCAGCGCCAATGGTCGGATAATGACTGTCAATTTGCCCAATCCGTCGCCGACCACTTAGCCTTATCCATACAACAATCTGACTTGTATGCCCAAGCTAAATTCGCTGCCCAACAAGCACAGGCAAAATCAGAGAAACTAAAGCAAGTCTTGTACGAACTCCAAAAAAGTCAAACCCAACTGGTGCAAGCTGAAAAAATGTCCAGCCTGGGGCAAACCGTCGCCGGTCTGGCCCATGAAATTAACAATCCCATTAACTTTATCTACGGAAATATCGCCCACACCCAGGACTATGTCAGCGACTTGCTATCTCTGTTGCAGGCATACCAAACCCACTATCCCGACCCGGTACCAGAAATTCAAGACCTCATGGAAAACATAGAACTCAATTACATTTGCGACGATTTAGACAAAATTTTCCATTCCATGCGCACCGGGGCCGACCGCATTCGCGAATTGGTGTTGTCCTTGCGTAATTTCTCCCGTTTGGATCAAGCTGAAATCAAAGAAGTAGACTTGCACGAAGGGATTGAAAGTACGCTTTTAATTTTAAGCCACCGCCTCAAACCCAGAAAAGAACTGGACATGAGAAAAGTTCAAATAATAAAAGAATATGGAGATATCCCGCCAGTAGCCTGTTTTGCCGGACAGTTAAATCAAGTATTTATGAACATACTGAGCAATGCCATCGATGCTTTAGAAAGCCAACGGTACCAAAACAGCGGTTCCCAGGCAGATACCCCCACCATTTGGATTCGCACGCAAGTACAAGACGGCGAGTATGTTTGCGTACGCATTGCTGACAACGGTCCGGGAATTCCCAAACAAGCACAATCTTCCTTATTCGATCCATTTTTCACCACCAAACCCGTAGGTCAGGGAACTGGGTTGGGATTGTCCATTAGCTATCAAATCGTGGTAGAAAAACACGGTGGCGAAATTTGGTGTGAATCTCCAGCCACTGGGGAAAGGGGAACGGCATTTGCTATCAAACTGCCAATTCGCAGCGATCGCGAAGGCAACCCAAAAACCCCTCCTCGACCCAGCTGGTCTGCCTAA
- a CDS encoding transporter substrate-binding protein, which translates to MTGSTVKVGILHALSGTMAISETPLKDAAMMAIAEINAAGGVLGKQIQPTIEDGESAVMGFALQAKKLIEQERVAALFGCWTSSCRKAVLPIVEKYNSQLWYPVQYEGLERSPNIFYTGMCPNQQIEPAVRWLLEQGKTHLYLLGSDYVFPRTANKIVKATVKQMGGTILAEEYLPLGEKQCAAAIAHIQEKQPDAVLSTLNGDTNIAFYQQYHQAGISAAEIPILALSVAEPTLQEIGEAAAGHYAAWSYFQSLDIPENHHFIRNFRHRYGSDRVTSDPIVSAYTQVYLWKQAVEAAGSFHIDDIRPAASEQKVLSPSGWVYLRQNQHIEKPFRIGKIRRNGQFEIVSTRETPIKPLPFLGADEQNHLFRPVVVDLLGEVSHSIQYSCQLEDKSRQLENAIAELQSKNEQLQATQAELVRSQQRLREFQDRQEVLRRRLYHQIRCSLDLDTVLQTTVQEIRQLLQIDICQFVWYERDENGRILGFRHAAVDSLADPPPNCQLLAANPDLGEILLNNYCLQIDDLHSGEVLAKTPQQAFLQHGIQSLLVTSVRPNCSQDGLLLCQHRQGNRVWEIDEIELMLEIREQLAIAIDHAHLYRQSRESEIAANSQAQRLSQVLQELQDKQAQLIQAEKMSSLGQMVAGIAHEINNPVNFISGNLTYAENYFFDLLQLLGTYQERCQIQDPRIQQQIAEIDLDFIKQDFPEIIASMQSGTERIQGLVQSLKRFSHLDEAENKAVDLHHGIDSTLQILQYRLQSQPGRPEIRVVREYGNLPVVECYPGQMNQVYLNIISNAIDAVDAWLETTSDRHQRIPTIWIRTQRTADDWVSICIADNGVGISPQIQNRLFDPFFTTKPVGKGTGLGLAICYQIVVQRHQGKIWCSSTAGEGSEFWIQIPRTNRYQHDEGTTNDNQSSHFFS; encoded by the coding sequence ATGACTGGTTCCACAGTAAAGGTAGGCATTTTACACGCTCTCAGCGGCACCATGGCGATTAGCGAAACTCCCCTCAAAGATGCCGCCATGATGGCGATCGCGGAAATCAATGCTGCCGGTGGCGTTCTAGGCAAGCAAATCCAACCCACCATCGAAGACGGGGAATCGGCAGTGATGGGTTTTGCCTTGCAAGCCAAAAAACTCATCGAACAAGAACGGGTGGCAGCGTTGTTCGGCTGTTGGACTTCTTCCTGTCGCAAAGCCGTATTGCCAATTGTGGAAAAATACAATAGCCAGCTGTGGTATCCCGTACAGTACGAAGGTTTGGAACGTTCCCCCAATATTTTTTACACTGGTATGTGTCCCAACCAACAAATCGAACCGGCGGTCCGTTGGTTGCTAGAACAAGGAAAAACCCACTTGTATTTGCTGGGGTCAGATTATGTATTTCCGCGAACGGCGAATAAAATTGTGAAAGCCACTGTCAAGCAAATGGGGGGAACCATCCTCGCTGAAGAATATTTGCCGTTGGGGGAAAAACAGTGCGCCGCCGCGATCGCGCACATTCAAGAAAAGCAACCCGACGCTGTTTTGAGTACCCTCAACGGAGACACCAACATAGCCTTTTACCAACAATACCACCAAGCCGGGATTTCTGCGGCCGAGATTCCCATTTTGGCTTTGAGCGTTGCCGAACCCACCTTGCAGGAAATTGGGGAAGCCGCTGCCGGTCACTACGCCGCTTGGAGTTACTTCCAAAGCTTGGATATCCCCGAAAACCATCATTTTATTCGCAACTTTCGCCACCGCTACGGCAGCGATCGCGTCACCAGTGACCCCATCGTCTCAGCCTATACTCAGGTTTATTTATGGAAACAAGCTGTAGAAGCCGCCGGCAGCTTTCACATCGATGACATTCGTCCAGCCGCCAGCGAACAAAAAGTTTTATCTCCCAGCGGTTGGGTTTATTTACGTCAAAACCAACACATAGAAAAACCCTTTCGCATCGGCAAAATTCGCCGCAACGGACAATTTGAAATTGTCAGCACCAGGGAAACCCCCATCAAACCGCTGCCTTTTCTAGGAGCAGACGAACAAAACCATTTATTTAGACCAGTGGTCGTCGATCTGTTGGGAGAAGTTTCCCATTCTATCCAGTATAGCTGCCAGTTAGAGGATAAATCCCGCCAGTTAGAAAACGCGATCGCCGAACTGCAAAGCAAAAACGAACAATTGCAAGCTACCCAAGCAGAACTGGTGCGATCGCAGCAGCGGCTGCGGGAATTTCAAGACCGACAGGAAGTCTTGCGGCGTCGCCTGTACCACCAAATTCGTTGTTCTCTAGATTTGGATACAGTTTTGCAAACGACAGTCCAGGAAATTCGCCAGCTATTGCAGATCGATATTTGTCAGTTTGTGTGGTACGAACGGGATGAAAACGGCCGAATTCTCGGCTTTCGCCACGCCGCCGTGGATAGTCTGGCAGATCCTCCTCCCAATTGTCAGCTGCTGGCGGCAAATCCCGATTTAGGAGAAATTTTATTAAATAACTATTGTTTGCAAATTGATGACTTACATTCCGGAGAAGTCCTGGCAAAAACCCCACAGCAAGCTTTTTTACAACACGGTATCCAATCACTTTTGGTTACTTCCGTGCGTCCCAACTGCAGCCAAGATGGGTTGCTTCTGTGCCAGCATCGCCAAGGAAATAGGGTCTGGGAAATTGATGAAATCGAACTCATGTTGGAAATTCGCGAACAACTCGCGATCGCCATCGACCACGCTCACCTGTACCGCCAAAGCCGAGAATCAGAGATTGCCGCCAACTCTCAGGCACAGCGTCTCAGCCAAGTTTTGCAAGAATTGCAAGACAAACAGGCACAACTCATTCAAGCCGAAAAAATGTCCAGTTTGGGACAAATGGTAGCGGGCATCGCTCACGAAATCAACAACCCCGTTAATTTCATCAGCGGCAATTTAACCTATGCAGAAAACTATTTTTTCGACCTCCTGCAGCTACTAGGCACTTACCAGGAACGCTGCCAGATCCAAGACCCGCGAATCCAACAGCAAATTGCCGAAATTGACTTAGATTTTATTAAACAAGACTTTCCCGAAATTATCGCTTCCATGCAAAGCGGTACCGAACGCATCCAAGGCTTGGTGCAATCGCTCAAAAGATTTTCGCATCTGGACGAGGCGGAAAACAAAGCAGTTGACCTGCACCACGGCATCGACAGTACCTTACAAATCTTGCAGTATCGCCTGCAAAGCCAACCGGGACGACCGGAAATTCGGGTGGTTCGCGAATACGGCAATTTGCCTGTGGTAGAATGCTACCCCGGACAGATGAATCAAGTGTATCTTAATATTATTAGCAATGCCATCGATGCGGTGGATGCCTGGCTAGAAACCACCAGCGATCGCCACCAGCGGATTCCCACCATTTGGATTCGTACGCAACGAACCGCCGATGATTGGGTGTCTATTTGCATTGCTGATAACGGGGTAGGGATTTCTCCCCAAATCCAAAACCGCTTGTTCGACCCGTTTTTCACCACCAAACCCGTGGGAAAAGGAACGGGATTGGGACTGGCCATTTGCTACCAGATTGTCGTTCAAAGGCATCAAGGCAAAATTTGGTGTTCCTCGACAGCCGGTGAAGGGAGCGAATTTTGGATTCAAATCCCCCGGACCAACCGCTACCAGCATGATGAGGGAACAACCAACGACAACCAATCGAGCCACTTTTTTTCCTAA